From Phragmitibacter flavus, the proteins below share one genomic window:
- a CDS encoding ABC transporter permease, giving the protein MGKTRPRLAWPVMGGLIVVGITVGYPLLMLLLQSVFPNLMRGSLEGMFRPYAELWAMEGLSQMWVNSLACGASATLLAWVLGTSAGWLLARTDIPGKTWLRVSLLIPVMSPAYLLALAYVLIFQPNGLSEAWGIPAPDWMKSAFFSFGGVVMIMTLTTFGAVALLVESALLGISTRMEDAAQCMGTPPWRTFRSITLPLLLPALINAGILVFIDSVSNFGIAAILAPRANLPLLPEVIYEQLTTWPVNLPLGSALSTILAVTAMGMVFISQQFLATRASVNGRIPAMRLTPLKTRGKGLGWLFFGVLFLLSSALPVAAVVYMSLIGKWHGGSPAFTLEHYANLFKEGSSGWQALSTSLLLSLVAATLCVVVGSMVAYALARHRGRLVAFLDQLAVLPRIVPNLVVAVALILAWNVPWSPLPIYGTVGILLLAYVALYQATALRFADAAMHQITPKLEQAAACLGVSRWRILWGIILPMMRPSLFVAWITIVIMCLRDWVASIMLLPPGVQTVGSFIFNQFEQGDFAQAMAMTVSTVVLSTVLLVVTNLNFYRKVF; this is encoded by the coding sequence TTGGGGAAAACCCGCCCACGTCTGGCTTGGCCGGTGATGGGAGGCTTGATAGTGGTGGGCATCACGGTCGGTTATCCCTTGCTGATGCTGCTGTTGCAAAGCGTGTTCCCCAATCTGATGCGCGGCAGCCTGGAAGGGATGTTCAGACCCTACGCGGAGCTGTGGGCGATGGAAGGGCTGTCACAAATGTGGGTGAACTCACTGGCTTGCGGGGCTTCGGCCACGCTGCTGGCCTGGGTGCTGGGGACGTCGGCGGGATGGTTGCTGGCACGCACAGATATTCCGGGGAAGACATGGCTGCGGGTGTCGCTGTTGATTCCGGTGATGTCGCCGGCTTACTTGTTGGCGCTGGCTTATGTGCTGATCTTCCAACCAAACGGATTGTCCGAAGCATGGGGAATACCCGCGCCTGATTGGATGAAGTCGGCTTTTTTTAGCTTTGGCGGCGTGGTGATGATCATGACGCTGACCACGTTTGGAGCGGTGGCACTGTTGGTGGAGTCGGCGCTACTTGGCATCTCCACTCGAATGGAAGATGCGGCGCAATGCATGGGCACTCCTCCATGGAGAACTTTTCGTTCGATCACATTGCCGCTGTTGCTACCAGCGTTGATCAATGCGGGTATCCTGGTGTTTATTGATTCGGTTTCGAACTTTGGCATTGCGGCAATCCTTGCCCCAAGGGCGAATCTGCCTTTGCTACCTGAAGTGATTTACGAGCAGTTGACCACATGGCCGGTAAACCTGCCGCTGGGCAGCGCACTGTCGACCATCCTGGCGGTCACGGCGATGGGGATGGTGTTCATCAGCCAGCAGTTTCTGGCCACGCGGGCATCGGTGAACGGGCGCATCCCGGCGATGCGGCTGACACCGTTGAAGACGCGCGGCAAAGGATTGGGATGGCTGTTTTTTGGAGTGCTGTTTTTGTTGAGTTCGGCACTGCCGGTGGCTGCGGTGGTGTATATGAGCCTGATCGGCAAGTGGCACGGTGGATCGCCCGCGTTCACGCTGGAGCACTACGCAAACCTGTTCAAGGAAGGATCGTCGGGATGGCAGGCACTGAGCACGAGCCTGTTGCTGAGTCTGGTGGCCGCTACTTTGTGTGTGGTGGTGGGATCGATGGTGGCGTATGCGCTGGCGCGGCATCGGGGGAGATTGGTGGCGTTTCTGGATCAACTGGCAGTGCTGCCGCGTATTGTTCCCAATCTGGTGGTAGCCGTGGCGTTGATCCTGGCTTGGAATGTGCCATGGAGCCCGCTGCCCATTTACGGCACGGTTGGTATCTTGTTGCTGGCCTATGTGGCGCTCTATCAAGCCACGGCGCTGAGGTTCGCAGATGCAGCCATGCACCAGATCACGCCGAAGCTGGAGCAGGCGGCGGCGTGCCTTGGGGTGTCGCGGTGGCGCATCCTGTGGGGAATCATTTTGCCGATGATGCGACCAAGTCTTTTTGTGGCCTGGATTACCATCGTTATCATGTGTCTGCGGGATTGGGTGGCTTCCATCATGCTACTGCCGCCGGGTGTGCAGACAGTGGGCAGTTTTATCTTCAACCAGTTTGAGCAAGGCGATTTCGCTCAGGCGATGGCGATGACGGTCTCCACGGTGGTGTTGAGCACAGTGCTGCTGGTTGTCACTAATTTGAACTTCTATCGCAAGGTTTTCTAA